The Pedobacter ginsengisoli region AAGTGGTATGGGAAGCTGCCATGGGGTATTCGGCTTTAAGTCGTTTAGCCATGAAAGAGCAGTCGTTTTTCAGTCTAAGCTAGACATGACCAATATTATTTACCCACCCTATAAGGGCAAGGACTGGGTATTAAAATGGCTAAAAAAACTTATGTAATTATCCTATTTGAACAGAGGTCATGGTTAATGATCCGCCAACAGCTTTATCGTTAAACAAATAAATCTCTTCGTTTTCATTTTTTAGGCCAAGAGTATACATCAGGGGCAAATAATGCTCAGGAGTAGGTATTGCAAGCATTGCCTCTTTACCCAGAGACTGGTAGTTCATTAGCGGCTGATGTTCATTGTTTAATATCAGGCGTTTGAATCTATCGTTCATTTGCAAAGCCCAATCGTAACCACCACCATTTATCATTTGCCAGCTCATCATCCTAAGGTTATGAACCATATTTCCGCTTCCCAGAATTAAAACGCCTTTTTTTCTTAAAAGCTGCAATTCTTTGGCCAACTCATAATGATAACGCGCATCCTTTGTATAATCGATACTCAATTGAAGAACAGGAATATTTGCTTCAGGGTACATGTGTCTTACAATTGTCCATGCCCCATGATCCAAACCCCAGTCATGATCCAAACCAACAGGAGTGCTATGTATAAGTCCAGCGGTTTCAGCAGCCAACTCAGGATCTCCTGGAGCGGGATAATCAACATCGAAAAGCGCTTGCGGAAACCCACCAAAATCATGTATAGTCCTGGGGAAATCCATAGCTGTAATATGAATCCCTTTAGTAAACCAATGCGCAGAAACTACCAGTACTGCTGTGGGCACAGGTATGTTTTGTGCCATTGAAGCCCATTTCCCGCTAAATTCATTATCCTCTATCCCATTCATCGGAGACCCGTGCCCTATAAATAACACCGGCATAAGGCTATCTTGAATTGGCAGCCTGCTTGTGAATGTTTTGAATTGAGATAAGTTATTCATATGATTAGAAATTAATACAGGCCGCCAGATTAAGACGACCTGTAAATCAATTATTTTGCCTGAACAAACTCCAGGTTCAAAACTATTTTAACATCTTTAGCTACGCCCATTCCACTTGGATCGTACTTTATGTTGTAATCCAAACGATTAATGGTCGTCTGTGCTGAAAATCCTGCTTTGGTGTTTCCCTGCTGATCTTTAGCAGTTCCACCATACACTACGCTGAATTTTACATCTTTGGTTACATCACGGATTGTAAGTTTTCCACTCAATTCGTAGTTGTTCCCTTTCAGCTTTTTGAATGATGTGCTTTCGAAAGTCATATATGGAAACCCTTCAGCATTAAAGAAATCATCAGATTTTAAGTGCTTATCGCGAGGCTCAACACTTGTAGAAATGCTATTTACATCAACCGAAAAGCTAATTTTTGCATCTGTTAAATCTGCTTTAGCTGCAGTGACTGCGCCATCAAATTTTTTAAATGATCCGTCTACAAAAGAGATTCCCATATGTTTTACTGAGAAATTCACAAATGAGTGCATTGGATCTACTGTCCACTTTGTTTGTGCGAAAGACGCAACACTGATTGAAATTGCAACCAGAAATAAAAATACCTTCTTCATAATTTTTTGAGTTATTAATTTACAAAATTACATCCGTCTTCCTTAATGGATATTGATGTATGATAAGAAAGATAATCAATAAAATTGACCTGAGCCGCATTTCAATAAAGCCATTTTTAACTTACCTTAGCTTCAAAGTAATTACTAATGAACAAAATTCTTACCTTAATCCTATGTCTGGCTTTTTTATCTGGCTTTGCTGCAAGGCCAAAACACCAATACATTAAAATAAAAACCGATATGGGCGAATGTATTATTATGTTGTATAATGAAACCCCGAAACATCGCGATAACATTATATCTCTTATTAGAAAACACGTTTACGAAGGCACCTTATTTCATAGGGTGATTAGGGATTTTATGATTCAGGGTGGTGATCCGGATTCAAAAAAAGCAAAACAAGGAGACTTATTAGGGGATGGATCACTAGGCTATACTATTCCGGCAGAATTTAGAGATAGTCTGTTTCATAAAAAAGGGGTACTCGCTGCCGCTAGAGACAATAATCCGGAAAAGGCATCAAGCGGGTCTCAGTTTTACATTGTTCAGGGTAAAAAATTTACCGATGAAGGGCTGGATTCATTAGAAGAGAACCGCCTTCATTTCAAAATCCCTGTTTGGCAGAGAGAAATATATAAAAGCATAGGTGGCGCCCCTCATTTAGACAGGAACTACACTGTTTTTGGAGAGGTTATCTCAGGCTTAGATATGGTTGATAAAATTGCCTCTGTTGCAAGAGATTCAAACGACCGTCCTGTTGTTGATGTGAAAATGTCAGTTTCCGTTTTAAAAAGACGTGCAGCTAAAAAGTTAGAAAAACAAATTAATTAATCCAGCAATATATTTTATGAAGATTATATCTTACAATGTTAATGGCATCCGCTCGGCATCAACCAAAAACTTTTTTGGATGGTTACAGGCCACTGATGCTGATATGGTTTGTTTACAGGAAGTTAAGGCTTTACCTTCTCAGATTCCTGATATACTATCCTTAATTGAGCAGCTGGGATATCATCATTACTGGTTTCCTGCTGAGAAAAAAGGCTATAGCGGTGTGGCTATATTAACCCGGATTAAGCCAAATCACGTTGAGTACGGTTGCGGGGAAGAGTGGATAGACAAAGAAGGGCGCATTTTAAGGGCTGATTTTAACGACTTCTCTTTAATGAGCCTCTATATGCCATCGGGATCAAGTGGAGACGAGAGACAAGTTAAAAAGTACGAATTCATGCGTTTCTTCGATACATATATTGCCGAGCTACGCAAAGAATGCCCTAATTTGATTATTTCGGGCGATTATAACATTTGTCATACCGCTATCGACATACATAACCCTAAATCAAATGCAAATTCTTCTGGCTTCTTACCTGAAGAACGCGAGTGGATGGAATTGTTTTTAAATAATGGCTTTATAGATACTTTTAGGCATTTTAATAAAGACCCGCATCATTATACTTGGTGGAGTTTCAGAGCAAATTCCAGAGCTAAGAATCTTGGATGGCGTATTGACTATCATCTGGCAACCCAGCCTCTATTAAATAAGCTTAAAAAGGTTACAATTCTTCCAGATGCCGTCCATTCCGATCATTGCCCTGTGCTATTGGAGTTAAACCCCTAAACCATGTCGGCCCTCCTGATAACAGATATTGGCTTGCTTGTTGGCATTCATCCTAAAAACGTTCTGGTTTTAAAGGGAAGTGCCATGGGTGCTTTACCGGCAGTAAATAACGCCTGGATATTATGTGAGAGCGGATTAATAACGCGTTTTGGCAGCATGGATAATATTCCTACTGATCTGCCAACCTCATTAACCTCCGTTTCTGCTAACGGAGGCTACGTTTTCCCTTCATGGTGCGATTCACACACTCATATTGTGTTTGCCTCCTCACGAGAAGAGGAATTTGAAATGAAAATTCAGGGAAAGAGCTATGAAGAAATAGCCGCAGCAGGAGGTGGAATTTTAAACTCGGCTCACAAGCTTCAAAAAGTATCAGAAGATTCTTTGTTTGAAAGCGCCTCTATGAGGTTAAACGACATGATTAAGTTAGGAACCGGAGCTGTTGAAATTAAAAGCGGCTACGGTCTGACTGTTGATAGTGAATTAAAAATGCTCCGGGTAATCAAGCGTATCAAAGAGGCTTTTAAAATTCCCGTTAAAGCTTCTTTCCTTGCAGCACATACTTATCCGGAAAATTATAAAAACGACCATAACGCATACATTCAGCTAATTGTTGATAAAATGCTTCCACAGATTGCGGATGAAGGTCTGGCAGATTACATGGACGTGTTTTGCGAAAAAGGCTTTTTTTCGGTAGATGAAACAGATAAACTTTTAGATGTCGCAGCAAAATATGGATTACCTCCTAAAATTCATGCAAACCAATTGTCTATTTCAGGAGGCGTTCAGGTTGGAGTAAAGCACAATGCAGTCTCGGTAGATCACCTTGAGGTTACTGACAAAGAAGCGGTTAGATGTTTAAGTAAAAGCAATACTATTGCTACCCTTCTTCCATCCTGCTCCCTGTTCCTCGGCATCCCCTTTGCTAACGCACGCAACCTAATAGATGCCGATATTCCCGTAGCCTTAGCTTCTGATTTTAATCCTGGATCTACTCCTTCGGGCAACATGAACCTCGTGGTTTCTTTAGGCTGCATCAAATTAAAGATGCTCCCAGAAGAAGCAATTAACGCAGCCACTTTAAACGGCGCGGCTGCAATTCAGCTATCTGATATTACGGGAAGCATCGCAATTGGAAAAAAAGCAAACCTATTCATTACACGGCCAATGAGTTCACTTGCTTACCTCCCTTATAGTTTTGGGCAGTCGCAAATAGAAAAAGTAGTTTTAAATGGAGAAATATATTAATGGATGGACTTCAAATTTACACCAGTAAAGACATTCTAAAATTAGTTAACACCCGCAGCGGAGAAACAAAATTAGGTCAATGCGTAGAGGTTGTTGCCTCTTTAGAAAACCTTAATACCTCAAAAGCCCGTTTTGTTTTAGTGGGTATTCCCGAAGACATTGGAATTAGGGCCAATTATGGCCTCGCAGGGGCCTCTACAGCTTGGCATCCCACACTTAAGGCTTTGCTTAATACGCAATCTAACCGCTTTTTAAATGGTTCAGATTTAATTGTCCTCGGGCATTTTGAGTTTGCAGATCCCCAAAACAATACAATAGAAGAACTGGAGAGAAAGGTAACTGAAATTGATGGCGAAGTCTGTGCATGCATCATTAAAATTATTGACGCCGGGAAAATTCCAATCATTGTTGGAGGAGGCCATAACAATGCCTACCCCATAATCAAAGCTCTCGCCTTAGCCAAAGGGGAGTTAGCTGAAATAATCAATATAGACGCTCATGCCGACCTAAGAGAACCAATAGGACGGAACAGTGGCAATAGCTTCAGTTATGCCTTAAAAGAAGGCTATATAGCCAAGTATGGCATTTTCGGATTGCATCAGAACTACAACAATGAAGCTATTCTAAATCAAATAAAGGAAAACAAAAAAATAACTGCTGTTTTCTTTGATGATATTCTATTATCAGAGACCATTGCAACCCTCTGGAACCAACTTATCAGTCAATTTAAAACTCCTGGCTTAGAAATTGACCTTGATAGCATAGAAAACATACTCTCAAGCGCTGCTACGCCATCTGGTTTTAGCTTAAATGAGGTAAGAAAGTTCATTCTTAGTTCGTCAAAGCAATTTGCTTATTTGCATATATGTGAAGGTGCGAGCACAATGGAAGACGGAAGAACAAGTTCTTTTACCGGAAAAAGTATTGCTTATTTAATTACTGATTTCCTGAAATCATATACAATGTGAGGGGTGATGCATAAATCCAGGCGGATATCATGTTCGTTCACATCCTCTATATCATCTCCTGGCTCAAAAAATGAAATCCCCACTTTAAGAGTTCTCAAGCCTTCTAAAAACCTATCATAAAACCCTTTCCCATATCCAACTCTATATCCTTTTCTATCAAAAGTCAGCAGCGGAATTATCACCATTTCTACTTCTCCTGAGTGCAATTCTCCTGTTTGAGGTTCCAGAATATTATATAGGTTCTTTTGTAAATCTTCTCTTTCCGAATAAACATAATTGCTCATTAATGCTGTTTCAAAGTCGGCTTTCGGTACAATAATTTTTATCTCCGGATGATTGTTTTTTAACCAGTCAATGAAAAGAAATGTATCAGGCTCGTTTTTTTCTGCGATGGGTAAAAAAATATGTATCGTTCTTATTTCTGAAAAATCAAACTTAGAAAAATGGGCTAATAATTGATTGGAAAGCGTGGGTATTACCGAAGGAGAGAGCGATGCTCTCTGGTTTAGCGCCAGTTTTCTTAGTTGTACCTTTTTCATCAAAACAAATATAAAAAAAGATGGCTTCGGGAACCACTCCGAAGCCACAATCAACCTAAACCTAAAACTAAACTATGAAAATTCTTATTTAACTCTTTCTACGTAATCGCCAGTACGTGTATCTATCTTAACTTTATCACCTTGATTGATAAACATTGGCACTTTTATTTCAACTCCAGTCTCTACAGTTGCATATTTTAATGCGTTTGTAGATGTATCGCCTTTAACTGCAGGCTCGGAGTACGTTATTTCTAATTCAACATGCGAAGGCGTTTGCGCCATAATAGGCTCATCACTTTCAAATGCGATGATTACATTCATTCCTTCTTTCAAGAAGCGAACACTTTTACCAAATAATAATTTTGGAATATTAAATTGTTCGAAAGTAGCATTATCCATTACTACAAGTGCATCGCCATCTTCATACAAATATTGGTAATCGCTGGTTTCAACACGGCAAATCTCAACATCCTCATCAACACGGAATCTATATTCAACAAGTTTCCCTGTTTTTACGTTTCTCATTCTTGATTGATAAAAAGCACGTAAATTACCTGGCGTACGGTGTAAAAACTCTTCTACCTGTACTAATTCTCCGTTAAAACGAAGGATATTACCATTTTTTACTTCTGATGCTTTTGCCATTTTATTCTGAAATTTTGCCTAAACCACCGGCCTTTTTTCGTGCCGCAAAGGTATAAACTATTTATTAATTCTACAATAGTAATTTAAAAATAAATTTTTATCGGTCTTAAAGCATCAAATTGCCCGCTTTTAAACTCAATACAAATATAATTTTTGTTATTTATAATTAGTTATTTGAACGAAATGGTTACAAAAGGAATACTCTACCTCCTGATTTGAACCTACAATTACAAGTCTATCAGAAGTAAAGCGTTCCATTAGCTCATGGTACCATGTAATGCCCTGCTTATCTAAATTTGAGGTTGGCTCATCCAATAATAATATAGGAGTATCTGTGCAGCATGCCAGCACTAACTTAGTTCTCTGCTTCATTCCTGACGAGAAATACTTTAATGCTTTATCCTGCGATTTCTTTAGCCCCAGCAACTCCAAAACCATCCCCTCGTCAAAGCCTTTCTGTAATTGCTTAAACTTAAAATGAAAATCAATCGTTTCCTGAAGGGTAAACTCCTCTATCAAATCCAGATATGGGGCCGCAAAACTAATATATTTATAAATGTGGTCTACAGCGATTTCTTTCTGACTATTATACGATATTCTGCCTTCAGAGGGAGACAAACTCCCAAGCAACACACTTAGAAATGTTGATTTCCCTGAGCCATTGGGCCCTAAGATTGCGTATTTACCGCTCGGATTAAATTGATAGTTAACACCTTTAAAAATCCACTCCTGGTTAAATCTTCGCCCAATGTCCTCTAACGTAATTGTCATTGATCTGATATCAATTAACTACCAGACCCAAAGCCCTTCATTACACCTCTGTTTGAGTTTCTTATAAAATCAACTATTTCATCACGGATCTCCGTTGGTATAAATTCTGCTTCAATCATATCCAGAGCTTTGGTAACGTTGTTATGTTTAACAAATAAAACCCTGTAAATTTCTTGTATCTCGTTAATTTTCTCAGAAGAGAAACCTCTTCTTCTCAAACCTACAGAGTTAATCCCTGCATATGAAAGGGGCTCTCTGGCGGCTTTAACATAAGGGGGGACATCCTTTCTTACCAGGGAACCCCCTGTAACAAATGCGTGGGCTCCAACTTTAACAAATTGATGAATAGCCACCAAACCCGCCAATACTACATAATTACCAATTGTGATGTGGCCAGCTAAAGTTGTGCTGTTCGAAAATATGCAGTAATCTCCAACTTCGCAATCGTGAGCAATGTGAGAATAAGCCTGAATAAGACAATTGCTGCCTATTACAGTTTTCCATTTATCTTTTGTTCCTCTGTTTATAGTAACACACTCTCTGATGGTTGTATTATCGCCAATTTCGGCAGTAGTTACCTCTCCGGCGAACTTTAAATCCTGAGGCACACCTGAAATCACTGAGCCTGGAAAAACCCGGCAGTTCTTTCCAATGCGAGCGCCATCCATAATAACGACATTCGAACCTATCCAGGTTCCCTCACCAATCTCCACGTCCTTATGTATCACTGCAAAAGGCTCTATTACCACATTATCGGCAATTTTTGCCTGAGGGTGTATATACGCTAGGGGTTGTATCATGTTGTCGGTTCGCTATCTTTAACTTTTATAATTTGTGCCATCATCTCCGCTTCAACAACTACTTTGCCTCCTACCATTCCAACGCCTTTCATCTGGGCAATTCCCCTTCTGATTGGTTCCATCAAATCGCATCTGAAGACAATGGTATCCCCTGGGGACACCTGAGCTCTAAAGCGTACATTATCTATTTTTAAAAACAAAGTAAGGTAATTTCTTGGATCAGGAACAGTACTCAAAACCAAAATACCTCCGGTTTGAGCCATTGCCTCAATTTGAATTACCCCAGGAAATACCGGGGCTCCAGGAAAATGCCCTTTAAAAAACTCTTCGTTCATGGTTACATTCTTAACACCAACTACGTGTGTCTTAGAAAGTTCCAATATTTTATCTATAAATAAAAAAGGCTGCCTATGTGGTAAAATATCCATGATCTGAACCACATCATAAAGCGGCTTTACCGATGGGTCATAAACATGCTGTACCTTTTTATTTTTTTCTTTTTTGATTGCTGCTTTAATCTTTTTTGCAAAAGCAACATTTGCGGCATGACCTGGGCGGGCAGCCATAATATGGCCTTTCAAATGTATACCAACAAGCGCCAAATCACCAATCATATCTAACAATTTGTGTCTGGCAGGCTCGTTTTGATACCTTAATTCCATATTATTTAGAATTCCTTGTGGGGCAACCTCCATAGCCTTTCTATTAAAAATAGTTGCTAAATGGTCTAATTCCTCCTTTGTAACTTCTTTATCTACAATAACTATGGCATTATTTAAATCGCCACCTTTAATCAAGTTATTCTGTAATTGATATTCAAGTTCGTGTAAAAAGCAAAAAGTTCTGCATGATGCGATTTCTTTTTTGAACTCTGCAATACTTGAAATTCCTGCATGCTGACTTCCTAAAACCGGTGAATTATAGTCTATCATACAGGTAAACCTGTAGTCGTCAAGTGGCATTGCAACAATTTCAACTTTTCTATCCGGCTCAGTATATGTTATATTATGTGGTATTTGAAAATACTCCCTATCAACCTCCTGTTGCTGTATTCCTGCAGCCTCAAGTGCATCTAAAAATAGAATTGCGCTACCATCCATAATTGGTGTTTCAGGACCATCCACTTTCATAAGCACATTATCCAGATCCATTCCCACAAGCGATGCCATAACATGCTCAACGGTACTTACACTAGCTCCGTTCTGCGA contains the following coding sequences:
- a CDS encoding ATP-binding cassette domain-containing protein — protein: MTITLEDIGRRFNQEWIFKGVNYQFNPSGKYAILGPNGSGKSTFLSVLLGSLSPSEGRISYNSQKEIAVDHIYKYISFAAPYLDLIEEFTLQETIDFHFKFKQLQKGFDEGMVLELLGLKKSQDKALKYFSSGMKQRTKLVLACCTDTPILLLDEPTSNLDKQGITWYHELMERFTSDRLVIVGSNQEVEYSFCNHFVQITNYK
- a CDS encoding formimidoylglutamase, producing the protein MDGLQIYTSKDILKLVNTRSGETKLGQCVEVVASLENLNTSKARFVLVGIPEDIGIRANYGLAGASTAWHPTLKALLNTQSNRFLNGSDLIVLGHFEFADPQNNTIEELERKVTEIDGEVCACIIKIIDAGKIPIIVGGGHNNAYPIIKALALAKGELAEIINIDAHADLREPIGRNSGNSFSYALKEGYIAKYGIFGLHQNYNNEAILNQIKENKKITAVFFDDILLSETIATLWNQLISQFKTPGLEIDLDSIENILSSAATPSGFSLNEVRKFILSSSKQFAYLHICEGASTMEDGRTSSFTGKSIAYLITDFLKSYTM
- a CDS encoding peptidylprolyl isomerase, whose product is MNKILTLILCLAFLSGFAARPKHQYIKIKTDMGECIIMLYNETPKHRDNIISLIRKHVYEGTLFHRVIRDFMIQGGDPDSKKAKQGDLLGDGSLGYTIPAEFRDSLFHKKGVLAAARDNNPEKASSGSQFYIVQGKKFTDEGLDSLEENRLHFKIPVWQREIYKSIGGAPHLDRNYTVFGEVISGLDMVDKIASVARDSNDRPVVDVKMSVSVLKRRAAKKLEKQIN
- the efp gene encoding elongation factor P, which encodes MAKASEVKNGNILRFNGELVQVEEFLHRTPGNLRAFYQSRMRNVKTGKLVEYRFRVDEDVEICRVETSDYQYLYEDGDALVVMDNATFEQFNIPKLLFGKSVRFLKEGMNVIIAFESDEPIMAQTPSHVELEITYSEPAVKGDTSTNALKYATVETGVEIKVPMFINQGDKVKIDTRTGDYVERVK
- a CDS encoding exodeoxyribonuclease III, producing the protein MKIISYNVNGIRSASTKNFFGWLQATDADMVCLQEVKALPSQIPDILSLIEQLGYHHYWFPAEKKGYSGVAILTRIKPNHVEYGCGEEWIDKEGRILRADFNDFSLMSLYMPSGSSGDERQVKKYEFMRFFDTYIAELRKECPNLIISGDYNICHTAIDIHNPKSNANSSGFLPEEREWMELFLNNGFIDTFRHFNKDPHHYTWWSFRANSRAKNLGWRIDYHLATQPLLNKLKKVTILPDAVHSDHCPVLLELNP
- a CDS encoding bifunctional UDP-3-O-[3-hydroxymyristoyl] N-acetylglucosamine deacetylase/3-hydroxyacyl-ACP dehydratase gives rise to the protein MNVKQKTIKNEVSVKGVGLHTGANVTLTFCPAPENHGFKFQRIDLPGAPIVDADCDNVTDTARGTTISQNGASVSTVEHVMASLVGMDLDNVLMKVDGPETPIMDGSAILFLDALEAAGIQQQEVDREYFQIPHNITYTEPDRKVEIVAMPLDDYRFTCMIDYNSPVLGSQHAGISSIAEFKKEIASCRTFCFLHELEYQLQNNLIKGGDLNNAIVIVDKEVTKEELDHLATIFNRKAMEVAPQGILNNMELRYQNEPARHKLLDMIGDLALVGIHLKGHIMAARPGHAANVAFAKKIKAAIKKEKNKKVQHVYDPSVKPLYDVVQIMDILPHRQPFLFIDKILELSKTHVVGVKNVTMNEEFFKGHFPGAPVFPGVIQIEAMAQTGGILVLSTVPDPRNYLTLFLKIDNVRFRAQVSPGDTIVFRCDLMEPIRRGIAQMKGVGMVGGKVVVEAEMMAQIIKVKDSEPTT
- a CDS encoding YceI family protein, producing MKKVFLFLVAISISVASFAQTKWTVDPMHSFVNFSVKHMGISFVDGSFKKFDGAVTAAKADLTDAKISFSVDVNSISTSVEPRDKHLKSDDFFNAEGFPYMTFESTSFKKLKGNNYELSGKLTIRDVTKDVKFSVVYGGTAKDQQGNTKAGFSAQTTINRLDYNIKYDPSGMGVAKDVKIVLNLEFVQAK
- the lpxA gene encoding acyl-ACP--UDP-N-acetylglucosamine O-acyltransferase; translated protein: MIQPLAYIHPQAKIADNVVIEPFAVIHKDVEIGEGTWIGSNVVIMDGARIGKNCRVFPGSVISGVPQDLKFAGEVTTAEIGDNTTIRECVTINRGTKDKWKTVIGSNCLIQAYSHIAHDCEVGDYCIFSNSTTLAGHITIGNYVVLAGLVAIHQFVKVGAHAFVTGGSLVRKDVPPYVKAAREPLSYAGINSVGLRRRGFSSEKINEIQEIYRVLFVKHNNVTKALDMIEAEFIPTEIRDEIVDFIRNSNRGVMKGFGSGS
- a CDS encoding 5-formyltetrahydrofolate cyclo-ligase, which encodes MKKVQLRKLALNQRASLSPSVIPTLSNQLLAHFSKFDFSEIRTIHIFLPIAEKNEPDTFLFIDWLKNNHPEIKIIVPKADFETALMSNYVYSEREDLQKNLYNILEPQTGELHSGEVEMVIIPLLTFDRKGYRVGYGKGFYDRFLEGLRTLKVGISFFEPGDDIEDVNEHDIRLDLCITPHIVYDFRKSVIK
- the hutI gene encoding imidazolonepropionase yields the protein MSALLITDIGLLVGIHPKNVLVLKGSAMGALPAVNNAWILCESGLITRFGSMDNIPTDLPTSLTSVSANGGYVFPSWCDSHTHIVFASSREEEFEMKIQGKSYEEIAAAGGGILNSAHKLQKVSEDSLFESASMRLNDMIKLGTGAVEIKSGYGLTVDSELKMLRVIKRIKEAFKIPVKASFLAAHTYPENYKNDHNAYIQLIVDKMLPQIADEGLADYMDVFCEKGFFSVDETDKLLDVAAKYGLPPKIHANQLSISGGVQVGVKHNAVSVDHLEVTDKEAVRCLSKSNTIATLLPSCSLFLGIPFANARNLIDADIPVALASDFNPGSTPSGNMNLVVSLGCIKLKMLPEEAINAATLNGAAAIQLSDITGSIAIGKKANLFITRPMSSLAYLPYSFGQSQIEKVVLNGEIY
- the ygiD gene encoding 4,5-DOPA dioxygenase extradiol, producing the protein MNNLSQFKTFTSRLPIQDSLMPVLFIGHGSPMNGIEDNEFSGKWASMAQNIPVPTAVLVVSAHWFTKGIHITAMDFPRTIHDFGGFPQALFDVDYPAPGDPELAAETAGLIHSTPVGLDHDWGLDHGAWTIVRHMYPEANIPVLQLSIDYTKDARYHYELAKELQLLRKKGVLILGSGNMVHNLRMMSWQMINGGGYDWALQMNDRFKRLILNNEHQPLMNYQSLGKEAMLAIPTPEHYLPLMYTLGLKNENEEIYLFNDKAVGGSLTMTSVQIG